The following proteins are co-located in the Gloeocapsa sp. PCC 7428 genome:
- a CDS encoding TrkH family potassium uptake protein has protein sequence MTVSRSICFGFLAVIAVGTLLLMMPFSTSSGTWNDPIVALFTATSAVCVTGLGVVDTGTYFSFWGQFFLAALVQIGGLGYMTANTFLLLLLGRRFSLKDKIAIQQSLDRPGIHGSTQILRSIIALTAVMEITGVLLLLPTFNADYRFNQALWLAIFHSINSWNNAGFSLFSDSYIRYQFYLPLIIPVSLLIILGGIGYPVIFEVYLWMRDRFLRKPYRTVFSLNFKVATSTTLALLVMGTIAFLFIELRNPDTFGNISFGNQLVLAWFQSVTTRTAGFNTIDIGRMTTAGLFLTIALMFIGASPGGTGGGIKTTTARVLANCTKAILQGKEEVEMYQRQVPISLILKAIGVVVGSTITVILATILISITDPTVNFIQILFEVVSAFATVGLSTGITASVSGAGKLILIATMYVGRVGILLLMAALLGDPRPRAIHYPEENLLVG, from the coding sequence ATGACTGTTTCTCGCTCGATTTGCTTCGGTTTTCTCGCTGTAATTGCGGTCGGAACGCTTTTGCTGATGATGCCTTTTTCGACCAGCAGCGGAACGTGGAATGACCCAATTGTTGCCTTGTTTACTGCGACTTCCGCTGTTTGCGTAACTGGGTTAGGAGTTGTCGATACTGGAACCTACTTTTCCTTTTGGGGTCAGTTTTTTTTAGCAGCTTTGGTGCAAATTGGTGGACTTGGCTATATGACAGCCAACACCTTTCTATTACTACTCTTGGGGCGGAGGTTTAGCCTTAAAGATAAAATTGCGATTCAACAATCTTTAGATCGCCCAGGAATTCACGGTAGTACGCAAATTTTACGTTCCATAATTGCTTTAACAGCGGTTATGGAAATTACAGGAGTCTTACTACTACTGCCAACATTCAACGCCGATTATCGGTTTAATCAAGCTTTATGGCTAGCAATTTTTCATAGCATTAATTCTTGGAATAATGCAGGATTTAGTTTGTTTTCTGATAGTTACATAAGATATCAGTTTTATTTACCTCTGATTATTCCTGTTTCGCTGTTGATTATTCTCGGTGGTATCGGCTATCCAGTCATTTTTGAGGTGTATTTATGGATGCGCGATCGCTTCTTAAGAAAACCTTATCGCACGGTTTTTTCGCTTAACTTTAAAGTCGCAACAAGTACAACATTAGCATTACTTGTTATGGGAACGATTGCTTTTCTATTCATCGAACTTAGAAATCCTGATACCTTTGGTAATATAAGTTTCGGCAACCAATTAGTCTTAGCTTGGTTTCAATCAGTTACAACACGAACCGCAGGTTTCAATACAATAGATATTGGTCGCATGACAACCGCCGGACTCTTTTTGACGATTGCCTTAATGTTCATTGGTGCTAGCCCTGGTGGGACTGGTGGCGGAATTAAAACAACGACAGCTAGAGTGTTAGCAAATTGTACTAAAGCGATCTTACAAGGCAAAGAAGAAGTCGAAATGTATCAGCGACAAGTTCCCATATCCTTAATATTAAAGGCTATTGGTGTTGTCGTTGGCTCCACAATAACAGTTATATTAGCAACAATATTAATCTCGATTACAGATCCGACGGTAAACTTTATCCAAATCTTGTTTGAAGTTGTTTCTGCATTTGCCACAGTGGGACTGTCAACCGGAATCACAGCGAGTGTCTCTGGTGCTGGTAAGCTCATTTTAATCGCGACAATGTATGTAGGACGAGTCGGAATTTTGCTACTGATGGCTGCACTATTAGGAGATCCGCGCCCTCGTGCAATTCACTACCCCGAAGAAAACCTATTAGTAGGATAG
- a CDS encoding TrkA family potassium uptake protein — MNLSSLGFFRSLRQGNHQFAVIGLGRFGRAVCSTLYHLGYDVLATDIDEKRVAQVLTDQIAAHAVQLDSTQPTALKEAGVFEFDTVIIAIGNYLEESIVTTLNVKEGGVPHVVAKASSEVHYKLLQRVGADHVVFPEYEAGCALARSLTKPAILDRFDLDPDNSIVEIIVPDEFHGKTIADLKLRSRFGLNLIAVSHNGKFVINPEPNDRLERGSAMVVIGSNRDINRLPI, encoded by the coding sequence GTGAATCTATCTTCTTTAGGTTTTTTCCGCAGTCTGCGCCAAGGTAATCATCAATTCGCGGTGATCGGGCTAGGGCGATTTGGTAGAGCGGTATGTTCAACACTGTATCATTTGGGTTATGATGTGTTAGCAACGGATATTGATGAAAAAAGAGTTGCTCAAGTATTGACTGATCAGATCGCCGCCCATGCTGTTCAACTCGATTCGACGCAACCCACAGCACTAAAAGAGGCGGGAGTTTTTGAATTTGATACGGTAATTATTGCGATTGGTAACTATCTTGAAGAGAGCATAGTAACGACACTAAACGTGAAAGAAGGTGGTGTTCCTCACGTTGTTGCGAAAGCGTCTTCGGAAGTCCATTACAAGTTACTTCAGCGCGTGGGAGCCGATCACGTTGTCTTTCCAGAGTATGAAGCAGGATGTGCGTTAGCGCGATCGCTCACAAAACCAGCAATTTTAGACCGCTTTGACCTTGACCCAGATAATAGTATTGTGGAAATTATCGTACCCGACGAATTTCACGGCAAAACGATCGCTGACTTGAAACTGCGCAGTCGCTTCGGTTTAAATCTGATCGCCGTCAGTCACAACGGTAAGTTTGTCATTAATCCAGAACCAAACGATCGCCTTGAAAGAGGAAGCGCGATGGTTGTGATTGGTTCCAACCGAGATATCAATCGGTTGCCAATATAG
- a CDS encoding transaldolase family protein: MAIYLDSALVSEAEIADKLGWVKGITTNPTLLAKSDLPPEITLKKLTALTSGPVFYQVMAHELADMLSEARKAHEIIGEQTILKIPATTVGFQAVARLSSEIDCSVTAIYSAAQAVIASEAGAKIAIAYVNRATRLLGDGIALVRDMASVLKNSKTEILAASIKSPQEAAAAIQAGADHLTLPLAMLQAMTTHEFSETTVNEFTKNGIGLNQY, from the coding sequence ATGGCAATTTATCTTGATTCAGCATTAGTATCTGAAGCTGAAATAGCCGATAAACTCGGTTGGGTGAAAGGAATTACAACAAATCCCACATTGCTAGCAAAAAGCGATTTACCGCCAGAAATAACACTCAAAAAGCTCACAGCACTAACGTCAGGACCAGTTTTTTACCAAGTTATGGCGCATGAACTCGCAGATATGCTCAGCGAAGCGAGAAAGGCGCATGAGATTATTGGCGAACAAACAATTTTAAAAATTCCCGCAACAACTGTAGGATTTCAAGCTGTAGCGCGTTTATCTTCAGAAATTGATTGTTCTGTAACGGCAATTTATAGTGCAGCCCAAGCTGTCATTGCGAGTGAAGCTGGTGCAAAGATAGCGATCGCTTATGTCAATCGTGCAACTCGCTTGTTAGGCGATGGTATTGCCTTAGTGCGCGATATGGCAAGTGTCTTGAAAAATAGCAAGACGGAAATTTTAGCAGCTAGTATCAAATCTCCGCAAGAAGCCGCTGCTGCCATTCAAGCCGGAGCAGATCATCTCACACTACCGTTAGCAATGTTACAAGCAATGACAACTCACGAGTTTTCCGAAACAACAGTAAATGAGTTTACTAAAAACGGCATTGGCTTAAATCAATATTAG
- a CDS encoding NAD(P)/FAD-dependent oxidoreductase codes for MFSHANADTDVIVIGSGIGGLSCAALLARYGFAVTVCESHSIPGGAAHAFERQGFKFDSGPSLYSGLSYSPSPNPLRQVLDAIAEELPCANYDTWGCCLPEGDFDTTVGAEQFCEVLARLRGDQAVAEWRELQRVMEPLSQAAIALPPTALRFDFGAILTVGQFIPAIAPHATNLFKLTGPFSRIIDDVIRDPFIRNWLGLLSFLLSGLPADSTSAAEMAFMFADWYRPGVKLDYPIGGSGALVAALVRGFERYGGKLQLNAHVEQIVVENNQAVGVQLRGGNQLRSRRAVISNASIWDTLKLLPPETVPKFRQQRQATPECDSFMHLHLGIDATNIRSDLACHYIVVNDWELGVTAPQNVVLISIPSLLDPSLAPAGKHVIHVYTPGNEPYALWEKMDRRTQNYTQQKQIRAEVMWQALERIIPDIRSRCEVTLVGTPLTHERYLRRYRGSYGPAISAGEGFFPGSTTPLPGLLCCGDSTFPGIGLPAVAASGAIAANTLAPVTKHLELLRDIGARGP; via the coding sequence ATGTTTTCTCATGCAAATGCTGATACAGATGTCATTGTTATTGGTAGTGGTATCGGTGGTTTAAGCTGCGCCGCATTACTCGCACGCTATGGCTTCGCGGTGACAGTCTGTGAAAGTCATTCGATTCCTGGGGGTGCAGCCCATGCGTTTGAGCGTCAAGGCTTCAAATTCGATTCAGGACCGTCGCTCTACTCTGGTTTATCTTACTCGCCTTCGCCGAACCCTTTACGTCAAGTCTTAGATGCGATCGCTGAAGAACTTCCGTGTGCTAATTACGATACGTGGGGTTGCTGCTTACCCGAAGGTGATTTTGATACGACTGTTGGCGCTGAGCAATTTTGTGAAGTTCTAGCAAGATTGCGCGGCGATCAGGCTGTTGCAGAGTGGCGCGAGTTACAGCGCGTCATGGAACCGCTTTCGCAAGCGGCGATCGCTTTACCGCCAACGGCTTTACGTTTCGATTTCGGTGCAATACTTACCGTGGGGCAATTTATTCCGGCGATCGCTCCCCATGCTACAAATCTTTTTAAATTAACCGGACCATTCTCGCGCATTATCGACGATGTGATTCGCGATCCTTTTATCCGTAATTGGCTAGGCTTATTATCCTTTCTGCTTTCTGGACTTCCTGCGGATAGCACTAGCGCCGCAGAAATGGCGTTTATGTTTGCTGATTGGTATCGTCCTGGTGTCAAACTAGATTACCCTATCGGAGGTAGCGGGGCGCTTGTTGCGGCTTTGGTAAGGGGATTTGAACGTTATGGCGGTAAGTTGCAGTTAAACGCGCACGTTGAGCAAATTGTGGTCGAAAATAATCAGGCTGTGGGAGTGCAGCTGCGTGGTGGGAACCAACTGCGATCGCGTCGAGCAGTAATTTCCAATGCCTCGATTTGGGATACACTCAAGCTGCTACCTCCTGAAACTGTACCAAAATTCCGCCAGCAACGCCAGGCAACTCCTGAGTGCGATAGCTTTATGCATCTTCATTTAGGAATTGATGCGACAAATATTCGCTCTGATTTAGCTTGTCACTATATTGTTGTTAACGATTGGGAATTAGGAGTTACCGCGCCGCAAAACGTTGTGCTGATCTCCATTCCCTCATTACTCGATCCGTCGCTTGCGCCCGCAGGAAAGCACGTTATTCACGTTTATACTCCTGGAAACGAACCGTATGCACTGTGGGAGAAAATGGATCGTCGCACTCAGAATTACACGCAACAAAAGCAAATTCGCGCCGAAGTGATGTGGCAAGCTTTAGAACGCATTATTCCTGATATTCGCTCGCGTTGCGAAGTCACCTTAGTAGGTACACCTCTCACTCACGAACGCTATTTACGACGTTATCGCGGTTCTTATGGTCCGGCAATTTCTGCTGGAGAAGGATTTTTTCCAGGATCGACAACGCCACTACCAGGCTTATTGTGCTGCGGAGACTCAACATTTCCTGGAATTGGTTTACCCGCAGTCGCTGCTAGCGGTGCGATCGCCGCAAATACACTCGCCCCCGTTACCAAGCATCTCGAATTACTGCGGGACATTGGGGCTAGAGGACCTTAG